The Oreochromis niloticus isolate F11D_XX linkage group LG15, O_niloticus_UMD_NMBU, whole genome shotgun sequence genome includes a region encoding these proteins:
- the LOC109194794 gene encoding MAP kinase kinase kinase wis4-like isoform X5, protein MFQQMDKLKAYEQLKKDLENGEITQKGFDNNVKKLLVAEKSDDTPSTSGNEFLSAAEAFGKAKKLLQPQVKKRQFPLNDKRLDHGKSLLKVRMAPMEWKPRTPRRCGRYQKLIMDEAPPRIILQGHETYDDLITIAKERFWPERTEGSEFTLCHSDGTRWSKEDFHKEYRTVSDITHLWKRTLYIGRRQLDELPETLIGQNVAEQDFHPETSSSGEFETGRVRKKSQSKQRKEENVGSSLGPGGAVSQDMLPHAVIEAKEAMEGAEELSEGAGNSELLIDFAESFNTTPKSPSLYLPRVPYVEEALITYSEDNLLGEGTFGKVYRGSFHGTPAAVKRIVCGQQGMEDSDIHHEINVSLRLSHPNIVRLMAVARTESCFLLAAEYIHGATLQQVLHTDSCLVKLEGDDAGFISLDLSMAVEYIHAQRIIHQDIKPANVMVHHPSKKAVLTDWGMANIRDTVMLRQGSKFTAQVIGPAGGTYLYMAPECILMFEEASFQTDMWSLGATYLEILTGSAPWTVKKQRELAALMATKTPPHALSHLSDKHSFLGGLVSYDPDSRPSASDVVKFLKSGLDLTSRYGYKW, encoded by the exons atgtttcagCAAATGGACAAGCTGAAAGCTTACGAGCAGCTGAAAAAAGACCTTGAAAATG GCGAGATTACCCAAAAAGGCTTTGATAACAACGTAAAAAAGCTCCTGGTAGCAGAAAAATCAG ATGACACTCCTTCAACAAGTGGCAATGAATTTCTCA gtgcagcagaggCCTTTGGTAAAGCCAAGAAACTACTACAGCCTCAAGTAAAGAAAAGGCAATTTCCATTGAATGATAAACGTTTGGACCATGGCAAATCATTATTGAAG GTCAGAATGGCTCCCATGGAGTGGAAACCAAGAACTCCGAGAAGGTGTGGACGGTACCAGAAGTTAATAATGGACGAAGCTCCACCTCGAATCATCCTGCAAGGCCATGAAACCTATGATGATTTAATTACCATAGCCAAAGAACGCTTCTGGCCAGAGCGTACTGAGGGGAGTGAGTTCACTCTTTGTCATTCTGACGGGACCAGGTGGAGTAAGGAGGATTTCCACAAAGAATACAGAACTGTTTCTGATATTACACATCTGTGGAAAAGAACACTATACATCGGGCGAAGACAACTGG ATGAACTTCCTGAAACCCTCATAGGACAAAATGTTGCAGAACAG GATTTCCATCCAGAAACATCCAGCTCAGGTGAATTTGAAACAGGGAGAGTCAGAAAGAAAAGCCAGTCCAAGCAAAGGAAGGAGGAAAATGTAGGGTCATCTCTAGGTCCAGGTGGAGCAGTGAGCCAAGACATGTTACCACATGCAGTTATTGAGGCAAAAGAAGCTATGGAGGGAGCTGAAGAGCTATCTGAAGGTGCTGGAAATAGTGAGCTTTTGATAGATTTTGCAGAGTCCTTCAACACAACTCCAAAGTCGCCATCAT TGTATCTTCCACGTGTTCCATATGTGGAAGAGGCTTTAATTACATACAGCGAGGACAATCTACTGGGAGAAGGGACATTTGGCAAGGTATATAGAGGTTCTTTTCATGGTACTCCAGCAGCTGTTAAAAGGATCGTGTGTGGCCAACAAGGGATGGAGGACAGCGACATTCATCATGAGATAAATGTTTCACT gagACTGTCTCACCCCAACATCGTCAGACTAATGGCAGTTGCCCGCACTGAGTCCTGCTTTTTGTTGgcagctgaatacattcatGGCGCAACCCTGCAGCAAGTGCTTCACACAGACAGCTGCTTGGTGAAG CTTGAAGGGGATGATGCCGGTTTCATATCACTGGACTTATCCATGGCAGTAGAGTACATCCATGCACAGAGAATCATTCACCAGGATATAAAGCCAGCAAATGTCATG GTTCACCACCCTTCTAAGAAGGCAGTCCTGACAGACTGGGGCATGGCAAACATAAGAGACACTGTGATGCTTCGTCAAGGGAGTAAGTTCACTGCCCAGGTTATTGGTCCAGCTGGTGGCACATATCTTTACATGGCTCCTGAATGCATACTGATGTTTGAAGAGGCCTCGTTCCAGACAGACATGTGGTCCCTCGGAGCCACATATCTGGAGATCCTGACGGGGTCCGCTCCGTGgactgttaaaaaacaaagagaactgGCTGCACTAATGGCCACCAAAACCCCACCACATGCCCTATCACATCTCAGtgacaaacacagttttcttggTGGTTTGGTGAGCTATGACCCAGACTCAAGGCCTTCCGCATCTGATGTTGTTAAGTTTCTCAAGTCAGGCCTTGATCTTACAAGCCGATATGGCTACAAGTGGTAA
- the LOC109194794 gene encoding MAP kinase kinase kinase wis4-like isoform X4, translating into MDKLKAYEQLKKDLENDDTPSTSGNEFLSAAEAFGKAKKLLQPQVKKRQFPLNDKRLDHGKSLLKVRMAPMEWKPRTPRRCGRYQKLIMDEAPPRIILQGHETYDDLITIAKERFWPERTEGSEFTLCHSDGTRWSKEDFHKEYRTVSDITHLWKRTLYIGRRQLEVVCLDDQSSISDEDPVTKVGGDESCSLDELPETLIGQNVAEQDFHPETSSSGEFETGRVRKKSQSKQRKEENVGSSLGPGGAVSQDMLPHAVIEAKEAMEGAEELSEGAGNSELLIDFAESFNTTPKSPSLYLPRVPYVEEALITYSEDNLLGEGTFGKVYRGSFHGTPAAVKRIVCGQQGMEDSDIHHEINVSLRLSHPNIVRLMAVARTESCFLLAAEYIHGATLQQVLHTDSCLVKLEGDDAGFISLDLSMAVEYIHAQRIIHQDIKPANVMVHHPSKKAVLTDWGMANIRDTVMLRQGSKFTAQVIGPAGGTYLYMAPECILMFEEASFQTDMWSLGATYLEILTGSAPWTVKKQRELAALMATKTPPHALSHLSDKHSFLGGLVSYDPDSRPSASDVVKFLKSGLDLTSRYGYKW; encoded by the exons ATGGACAAGCTGAAAGCTTACGAGCAGCTGAAAAAAGACCTTGAAAATG ATGACACTCCTTCAACAAGTGGCAATGAATTTCTCA gtgcagcagaggCCTTTGGTAAAGCCAAGAAACTACTACAGCCTCAAGTAAAGAAAAGGCAATTTCCATTGAATGATAAACGTTTGGACCATGGCAAATCATTATTGAAG GTCAGAATGGCTCCCATGGAGTGGAAACCAAGAACTCCGAGAAGGTGTGGACGGTACCAGAAGTTAATAATGGACGAAGCTCCACCTCGAATCATCCTGCAAGGCCATGAAACCTATGATGATTTAATTACCATAGCCAAAGAACGCTTCTGGCCAGAGCGTACTGAGGGGAGTGAGTTCACTCTTTGTCATTCTGACGGGACCAGGTGGAGTAAGGAGGATTTCCACAAAGAATACAGAACTGTTTCTGATATTACACATCTGTGGAAAAGAACACTATACATCGGGCGAAGACAACTGG AGGTCGTGTGTTTGGATGATCAAAGTTCCATCTCAG ATGAAGACCCTGTAACTAAAGTGGGTGGTGATGAAAGTTGCAGTTTAG ATGAACTTCCTGAAACCCTCATAGGACAAAATGTTGCAGAACAG GATTTCCATCCAGAAACATCCAGCTCAGGTGAATTTGAAACAGGGAGAGTCAGAAAGAAAAGCCAGTCCAAGCAAAGGAAGGAGGAAAATGTAGGGTCATCTCTAGGTCCAGGTGGAGCAGTGAGCCAAGACATGTTACCACATGCAGTTATTGAGGCAAAAGAAGCTATGGAGGGAGCTGAAGAGCTATCTGAAGGTGCTGGAAATAGTGAGCTTTTGATAGATTTTGCAGAGTCCTTCAACACAACTCCAAAGTCGCCATCAT TGTATCTTCCACGTGTTCCATATGTGGAAGAGGCTTTAATTACATACAGCGAGGACAATCTACTGGGAGAAGGGACATTTGGCAAGGTATATAGAGGTTCTTTTCATGGTACTCCAGCAGCTGTTAAAAGGATCGTGTGTGGCCAACAAGGGATGGAGGACAGCGACATTCATCATGAGATAAATGTTTCACT gagACTGTCTCACCCCAACATCGTCAGACTAATGGCAGTTGCCCGCACTGAGTCCTGCTTTTTGTTGgcagctgaatacattcatGGCGCAACCCTGCAGCAAGTGCTTCACACAGACAGCTGCTTGGTGAAG CTTGAAGGGGATGATGCCGGTTTCATATCACTGGACTTATCCATGGCAGTAGAGTACATCCATGCACAGAGAATCATTCACCAGGATATAAAGCCAGCAAATGTCATG GTTCACCACCCTTCTAAGAAGGCAGTCCTGACAGACTGGGGCATGGCAAACATAAGAGACACTGTGATGCTTCGTCAAGGGAGTAAGTTCACTGCCCAGGTTATTGGTCCAGCTGGTGGCACATATCTTTACATGGCTCCTGAATGCATACTGATGTTTGAAGAGGCCTCGTTCCAGACAGACATGTGGTCCCTCGGAGCCACATATCTGGAGATCCTGACGGGGTCCGCTCCGTGgactgttaaaaaacaaagagaactgGCTGCACTAATGGCCACCAAAACCCCACCACATGCCCTATCACATCTCAGtgacaaacacagttttcttggTGGTTTGGTGAGCTATGACCCAGACTCAAGGCCTTCCGCATCTGATGTTGTTAAGTTTCTCAAGTCAGGCCTTGATCTTACAAGCCGATATGGCTACAAGTGGTAA
- the LOC109194794 gene encoding MAP kinase kinase kinase wis4-like isoform X2 translates to MDKLKAYEQLKKDLENGEITQKGFDNNVKKLLVAEKSDDTPSTSGNEFLSAAEAFGKAKKLLQPQVKKRQFPLNDKRLDHGKSLLKVRMAPMEWKPRTPRRCGRYQKLIMDEAPPRIILQGHETYDDLITIAKERFWPERTEGSEFTLCHSDGTRWSKEDFHKEYRTVSDITHLWKRTLYIGRRQLEVVCLDDQSSISDEDPVTKVGGDESCSLDELPETLIGQNVAEQDFHPETSSSGEFETGRVRKKSQSKQRKEENVGSSLGPGGAVSQDMLPHAVIEAKEAMEGAEELSEGAGNSELLIDFAESFNTTPKSPSLYLPRVPYVEEALITYSEDNLLGEGTFGKVYRGSFHGTPAAVKRIVCGQQGMEDSDIHHEINVSLRLSHPNIVRLMAVARTESCFLLAAEYIHGATLQQVLHTDSCLVKLEGDDAGFISLDLSMAVEYIHAQRIIHQDIKPANVMVHHPSKKAVLTDWGMANIRDTVMLRQGSKFTAQVIGPAGGTYLYMAPECILMFEEASFQTDMWSLGATYLEILTGSAPWTVKKQRELAALMATKTPPHALSHLSDKHSFLGGLVSYDPDSRPSASDVVKFLKSGLDLTSRYGYKW, encoded by the exons ATGGACAAGCTGAAAGCTTACGAGCAGCTGAAAAAAGACCTTGAAAATG GCGAGATTACCCAAAAAGGCTTTGATAACAACGTAAAAAAGCTCCTGGTAGCAGAAAAATCAG ATGACACTCCTTCAACAAGTGGCAATGAATTTCTCA gtgcagcagaggCCTTTGGTAAAGCCAAGAAACTACTACAGCCTCAAGTAAAGAAAAGGCAATTTCCATTGAATGATAAACGTTTGGACCATGGCAAATCATTATTGAAG GTCAGAATGGCTCCCATGGAGTGGAAACCAAGAACTCCGAGAAGGTGTGGACGGTACCAGAAGTTAATAATGGACGAAGCTCCACCTCGAATCATCCTGCAAGGCCATGAAACCTATGATGATTTAATTACCATAGCCAAAGAACGCTTCTGGCCAGAGCGTACTGAGGGGAGTGAGTTCACTCTTTGTCATTCTGACGGGACCAGGTGGAGTAAGGAGGATTTCCACAAAGAATACAGAACTGTTTCTGATATTACACATCTGTGGAAAAGAACACTATACATCGGGCGAAGACAACTGG AGGTCGTGTGTTTGGATGATCAAAGTTCCATCTCAG ATGAAGACCCTGTAACTAAAGTGGGTGGTGATGAAAGTTGCAGTTTAG ATGAACTTCCTGAAACCCTCATAGGACAAAATGTTGCAGAACAG GATTTCCATCCAGAAACATCCAGCTCAGGTGAATTTGAAACAGGGAGAGTCAGAAAGAAAAGCCAGTCCAAGCAAAGGAAGGAGGAAAATGTAGGGTCATCTCTAGGTCCAGGTGGAGCAGTGAGCCAAGACATGTTACCACATGCAGTTATTGAGGCAAAAGAAGCTATGGAGGGAGCTGAAGAGCTATCTGAAGGTGCTGGAAATAGTGAGCTTTTGATAGATTTTGCAGAGTCCTTCAACACAACTCCAAAGTCGCCATCAT TGTATCTTCCACGTGTTCCATATGTGGAAGAGGCTTTAATTACATACAGCGAGGACAATCTACTGGGAGAAGGGACATTTGGCAAGGTATATAGAGGTTCTTTTCATGGTACTCCAGCAGCTGTTAAAAGGATCGTGTGTGGCCAACAAGGGATGGAGGACAGCGACATTCATCATGAGATAAATGTTTCACT gagACTGTCTCACCCCAACATCGTCAGACTAATGGCAGTTGCCCGCACTGAGTCCTGCTTTTTGTTGgcagctgaatacattcatGGCGCAACCCTGCAGCAAGTGCTTCACACAGACAGCTGCTTGGTGAAG CTTGAAGGGGATGATGCCGGTTTCATATCACTGGACTTATCCATGGCAGTAGAGTACATCCATGCACAGAGAATCATTCACCAGGATATAAAGCCAGCAAATGTCATG GTTCACCACCCTTCTAAGAAGGCAGTCCTGACAGACTGGGGCATGGCAAACATAAGAGACACTGTGATGCTTCGTCAAGGGAGTAAGTTCACTGCCCAGGTTATTGGTCCAGCTGGTGGCACATATCTTTACATGGCTCCTGAATGCATACTGATGTTTGAAGAGGCCTCGTTCCAGACAGACATGTGGTCCCTCGGAGCCACATATCTGGAGATCCTGACGGGGTCCGCTCCGTGgactgttaaaaaacaaagagaactgGCTGCACTAATGGCCACCAAAACCCCACCACATGCCCTATCACATCTCAGtgacaaacacagttttcttggTGGTTTGGTGAGCTATGACCCAGACTCAAGGCCTTCCGCATCTGATGTTGTTAAGTTTCTCAAGTCAGGCCTTGATCTTACAAGCCGATATGGCTACAAGTGGTAA
- the LOC109194794 gene encoding MAP kinase kinase kinase wis4-like isoform X3, whose translation MFQQMDKLKAYEQLKKDLENDDTPSTSGNEFLSAAEAFGKAKKLLQPQVKKRQFPLNDKRLDHGKSLLKVRMAPMEWKPRTPRRCGRYQKLIMDEAPPRIILQGHETYDDLITIAKERFWPERTEGSEFTLCHSDGTRWSKEDFHKEYRTVSDITHLWKRTLYIGRRQLEVVCLDDQSSISDEDPVTKVGGDESCSLDELPETLIGQNVAEQDFHPETSSSGEFETGRVRKKSQSKQRKEENVGSSLGPGGAVSQDMLPHAVIEAKEAMEGAEELSEGAGNSELLIDFAESFNTTPKSPSLYLPRVPYVEEALITYSEDNLLGEGTFGKVYRGSFHGTPAAVKRIVCGQQGMEDSDIHHEINVSLRLSHPNIVRLMAVARTESCFLLAAEYIHGATLQQVLHTDSCLVKLEGDDAGFISLDLSMAVEYIHAQRIIHQDIKPANVMVHHPSKKAVLTDWGMANIRDTVMLRQGSKFTAQVIGPAGGTYLYMAPECILMFEEASFQTDMWSLGATYLEILTGSAPWTVKKQRELAALMATKTPPHALSHLSDKHSFLGGLVSYDPDSRPSASDVVKFLKSGLDLTSRYGYKW comes from the exons atgtttcagCAAATGGACAAGCTGAAAGCTTACGAGCAGCTGAAAAAAGACCTTGAAAATG ATGACACTCCTTCAACAAGTGGCAATGAATTTCTCA gtgcagcagaggCCTTTGGTAAAGCCAAGAAACTACTACAGCCTCAAGTAAAGAAAAGGCAATTTCCATTGAATGATAAACGTTTGGACCATGGCAAATCATTATTGAAG GTCAGAATGGCTCCCATGGAGTGGAAACCAAGAACTCCGAGAAGGTGTGGACGGTACCAGAAGTTAATAATGGACGAAGCTCCACCTCGAATCATCCTGCAAGGCCATGAAACCTATGATGATTTAATTACCATAGCCAAAGAACGCTTCTGGCCAGAGCGTACTGAGGGGAGTGAGTTCACTCTTTGTCATTCTGACGGGACCAGGTGGAGTAAGGAGGATTTCCACAAAGAATACAGAACTGTTTCTGATATTACACATCTGTGGAAAAGAACACTATACATCGGGCGAAGACAACTGG AGGTCGTGTGTTTGGATGATCAAAGTTCCATCTCAG ATGAAGACCCTGTAACTAAAGTGGGTGGTGATGAAAGTTGCAGTTTAG ATGAACTTCCTGAAACCCTCATAGGACAAAATGTTGCAGAACAG GATTTCCATCCAGAAACATCCAGCTCAGGTGAATTTGAAACAGGGAGAGTCAGAAAGAAAAGCCAGTCCAAGCAAAGGAAGGAGGAAAATGTAGGGTCATCTCTAGGTCCAGGTGGAGCAGTGAGCCAAGACATGTTACCACATGCAGTTATTGAGGCAAAAGAAGCTATGGAGGGAGCTGAAGAGCTATCTGAAGGTGCTGGAAATAGTGAGCTTTTGATAGATTTTGCAGAGTCCTTCAACACAACTCCAAAGTCGCCATCAT TGTATCTTCCACGTGTTCCATATGTGGAAGAGGCTTTAATTACATACAGCGAGGACAATCTACTGGGAGAAGGGACATTTGGCAAGGTATATAGAGGTTCTTTTCATGGTACTCCAGCAGCTGTTAAAAGGATCGTGTGTGGCCAACAAGGGATGGAGGACAGCGACATTCATCATGAGATAAATGTTTCACT gagACTGTCTCACCCCAACATCGTCAGACTAATGGCAGTTGCCCGCACTGAGTCCTGCTTTTTGTTGgcagctgaatacattcatGGCGCAACCCTGCAGCAAGTGCTTCACACAGACAGCTGCTTGGTGAAG CTTGAAGGGGATGATGCCGGTTTCATATCACTGGACTTATCCATGGCAGTAGAGTACATCCATGCACAGAGAATCATTCACCAGGATATAAAGCCAGCAAATGTCATG GTTCACCACCCTTCTAAGAAGGCAGTCCTGACAGACTGGGGCATGGCAAACATAAGAGACACTGTGATGCTTCGTCAAGGGAGTAAGTTCACTGCCCAGGTTATTGGTCCAGCTGGTGGCACATATCTTTACATGGCTCCTGAATGCATACTGATGTTTGAAGAGGCCTCGTTCCAGACAGACATGTGGTCCCTCGGAGCCACATATCTGGAGATCCTGACGGGGTCCGCTCCGTGgactgttaaaaaacaaagagaactgGCTGCACTAATGGCCACCAAAACCCCACCACATGCCCTATCACATCTCAGtgacaaacacagttttcttggTGGTTTGGTGAGCTATGACCCAGACTCAAGGCCTTCCGCATCTGATGTTGTTAAGTTTCTCAAGTCAGGCCTTGATCTTACAAGCCGATATGGCTACAAGTGGTAA
- the LOC109194794 gene encoding MAP kinase kinase kinase wis4-like isoform X1 — protein MFQQMDKLKAYEQLKKDLENGEITQKGFDNNVKKLLVAEKSDDTPSTSGNEFLSAAEAFGKAKKLLQPQVKKRQFPLNDKRLDHGKSLLKVRMAPMEWKPRTPRRCGRYQKLIMDEAPPRIILQGHETYDDLITIAKERFWPERTEGSEFTLCHSDGTRWSKEDFHKEYRTVSDITHLWKRTLYIGRRQLEVVCLDDQSSISDEDPVTKVGGDESCSLDELPETLIGQNVAEQDFHPETSSSGEFETGRVRKKSQSKQRKEENVGSSLGPGGAVSQDMLPHAVIEAKEAMEGAEELSEGAGNSELLIDFAESFNTTPKSPSLYLPRVPYVEEALITYSEDNLLGEGTFGKVYRGSFHGTPAAVKRIVCGQQGMEDSDIHHEINVSLRLSHPNIVRLMAVARTESCFLLAAEYIHGATLQQVLHTDSCLVKLEGDDAGFISLDLSMAVEYIHAQRIIHQDIKPANVMVHHPSKKAVLTDWGMANIRDTVMLRQGSKFTAQVIGPAGGTYLYMAPECILMFEEASFQTDMWSLGATYLEILTGSAPWTVKKQRELAALMATKTPPHALSHLSDKHSFLGGLVSYDPDSRPSASDVVKFLKSGLDLTSRYGYKW, from the exons atgtttcagCAAATGGACAAGCTGAAAGCTTACGAGCAGCTGAAAAAAGACCTTGAAAATG GCGAGATTACCCAAAAAGGCTTTGATAACAACGTAAAAAAGCTCCTGGTAGCAGAAAAATCAG ATGACACTCCTTCAACAAGTGGCAATGAATTTCTCA gtgcagcagaggCCTTTGGTAAAGCCAAGAAACTACTACAGCCTCAAGTAAAGAAAAGGCAATTTCCATTGAATGATAAACGTTTGGACCATGGCAAATCATTATTGAAG GTCAGAATGGCTCCCATGGAGTGGAAACCAAGAACTCCGAGAAGGTGTGGACGGTACCAGAAGTTAATAATGGACGAAGCTCCACCTCGAATCATCCTGCAAGGCCATGAAACCTATGATGATTTAATTACCATAGCCAAAGAACGCTTCTGGCCAGAGCGTACTGAGGGGAGTGAGTTCACTCTTTGTCATTCTGACGGGACCAGGTGGAGTAAGGAGGATTTCCACAAAGAATACAGAACTGTTTCTGATATTACACATCTGTGGAAAAGAACACTATACATCGGGCGAAGACAACTGG AGGTCGTGTGTTTGGATGATCAAAGTTCCATCTCAG ATGAAGACCCTGTAACTAAAGTGGGTGGTGATGAAAGTTGCAGTTTAG ATGAACTTCCTGAAACCCTCATAGGACAAAATGTTGCAGAACAG GATTTCCATCCAGAAACATCCAGCTCAGGTGAATTTGAAACAGGGAGAGTCAGAAAGAAAAGCCAGTCCAAGCAAAGGAAGGAGGAAAATGTAGGGTCATCTCTAGGTCCAGGTGGAGCAGTGAGCCAAGACATGTTACCACATGCAGTTATTGAGGCAAAAGAAGCTATGGAGGGAGCTGAAGAGCTATCTGAAGGTGCTGGAAATAGTGAGCTTTTGATAGATTTTGCAGAGTCCTTCAACACAACTCCAAAGTCGCCATCAT TGTATCTTCCACGTGTTCCATATGTGGAAGAGGCTTTAATTACATACAGCGAGGACAATCTACTGGGAGAAGGGACATTTGGCAAGGTATATAGAGGTTCTTTTCATGGTACTCCAGCAGCTGTTAAAAGGATCGTGTGTGGCCAACAAGGGATGGAGGACAGCGACATTCATCATGAGATAAATGTTTCACT gagACTGTCTCACCCCAACATCGTCAGACTAATGGCAGTTGCCCGCACTGAGTCCTGCTTTTTGTTGgcagctgaatacattcatGGCGCAACCCTGCAGCAAGTGCTTCACACAGACAGCTGCTTGGTGAAG CTTGAAGGGGATGATGCCGGTTTCATATCACTGGACTTATCCATGGCAGTAGAGTACATCCATGCACAGAGAATCATTCACCAGGATATAAAGCCAGCAAATGTCATG GTTCACCACCCTTCTAAGAAGGCAGTCCTGACAGACTGGGGCATGGCAAACATAAGAGACACTGTGATGCTTCGTCAAGGGAGTAAGTTCACTGCCCAGGTTATTGGTCCAGCTGGTGGCACATATCTTTACATGGCTCCTGAATGCATACTGATGTTTGAAGAGGCCTCGTTCCAGACAGACATGTGGTCCCTCGGAGCCACATATCTGGAGATCCTGACGGGGTCCGCTCCGTGgactgttaaaaaacaaagagaactgGCTGCACTAATGGCCACCAAAACCCCACCACATGCCCTATCACATCTCAGtgacaaacacagttttcttggTGGTTTGGTGAGCTATGACCCAGACTCAAGGCCTTCCGCATCTGATGTTGTTAAGTTTCTCAAGTCAGGCCTTGATCTTACAAGCCGATATGGCTACAAGTGGTAA